Proteins found in one Phoenicibacter congonensis genomic segment:
- the trxA gene encoding thioredoxin TrxA, which produces MLDVDKNTFEDEVLKADGYVLVDFYGDGCVPCAALMPHIHAFADVYGDKIKFTSLNTTKARRLAIAQGILGLPVIAIYKDGEKIDEVVKEGATKESVEEMIKKYY; this is translated from the coding sequence ATGTTAGATGTAGATAAGAACACATTTGAGGACGAAGTGTTGAAGGCAGACGGATACGTGCTCGTTGACTTCTATGGCGACGGTTGCGTTCCTTGCGCAGCATTGATGCCTCACATTCATGCTTTCGCAGATGTTTACGGCGATAAGATCAAGTTCACAAGCCTTAACACAACAAAGGCTCGTCGTCTTGCAATCGCTCAAGGCATCCTTGGACTTCCAGTTATTGCGATCTACAAAGATGGCGAGAAGATTGACGAGGTTGTGAAAGAAGGCGCTACAAAAGAGAGCGTCGAAGAGATGATCAAGAAATACTACTAA
- the grdA gene encoding glycine/sarcosine/betaine reductase complex selenoprotein A: MAIIEGKKLIIVGDRDGVPGPAIEECAKSAGADEILFSSTECFVUTSAGAMDLENQKRVLELTEANGAENILVLLGAAEGEASGLAAETVTAGDPTYAGPLTGVQLGLTVYHICEPEIKAEIDPDVWDEQVSMMEMVLDVDDIHNEMENIRKEYCKYL; the protein is encoded by the coding sequence ATGGCAATCATTGAAGGCAAAAAGCTTATCATTGTTGGCGACCGTGACGGTGTCCCTGGTCCAGCCATCGAAGAGTGTGCCAAGAGCGCCGGCGCTGACGAAATTCTGTTCTCCTCTACGGAGTGCTTTGTTTGAACCAGCGCAGGTGCAATGGACCTCGAAAACCAGAAACGTGTACTCGAGTTAACAGAGGCTAACGGCGCGGAGAACATTCTTGTTCTTCTTGGCGCAGCAGAAGGTGAAGCTTCTGGCTTAGCTGCAGAGACAGTTACAGCTGGTGACCCTACTTATGCAGGTCCATTGACTGGAGTCCAGTTGGGACTCACGGTTTATCACATTTGCGAACCTGAGATTAAAGCTGAAATCGATCCTGATGTTTGGGATGAGCAGGTTAGCATGATGGAGATGGTGCTTGATGTGGACGACATCCACAATGAGATGGAGAATATCCGCAAAGAGTACTGCAAATATCTCTAA
- the grdC gene encoding glycine/sarcosine/betaine reductase complex component C subunit beta → MKPVIKGAGYVLVHTPDMVMQNGTTQTTEKIVNPDSEYLKECPKHIRSYEECVSYWPNQVYIGNAHPDDLRGVEFPYYDKKFEGAERYGKYGEIMPQDEFLLLVQVCDQFEVVKLEKGFVAATKDKFAANEIIDESIVNGVEDGVELSEIEDLVANDHAEPLFNDGKLVGCVKPAHDIDTNLSSHVMHENLMSKASSVLALLYAVRNAGISKDEVEYVIDCAEEACGDMNQRGGGNFAKAAAEVAGLSNASGSDTRGFCAAPCHSIINAASLVAAGTYKTVVVTSGGCTAKLGMNGKNHVEKGMPVLEDCLGGFAVVLTQNDGVNPIINLDVCGRHTVGTGSAPQAVITSLVKAPLEKVGLKITDVDKYSPEMQNPDITKPAGAGDVPEANYKMIGALAAKGGEMTPKDLPNFIVEHGLTGWAPTQGHIPSGVPYIGFAREDLMSGKIKNAMIIGKGSLFLGRMTNLFDGVSFLIEPNTGEEETSGAVTQEEVNVLVGKAMKEFADSLSAE, encoded by the coding sequence ATGAAACCCGTAATTAAAGGCGCTGGCTATGTGCTGGTACACACACCAGACATGGTCATGCAAAATGGTACAACACAGACTACTGAGAAAATCGTTAACCCTGACTCAGAGTATCTGAAAGAGTGCCCTAAGCACATTCGTTCATACGAGGAATGTGTTTCATATTGGCCAAACCAAGTCTACATTGGAAACGCTCATCCAGATGACCTTCGTGGCGTAGAGTTCCCATACTATGACAAGAAATTCGAAGGTGCTGAGCGCTATGGCAAATATGGCGAGATTATGCCTCAAGACGAATTCCTTCTTCTCGTTCAGGTTTGCGACCAATTTGAGGTTGTAAAGCTCGAGAAAGGTTTTGTTGCTGCAACAAAAGATAAATTTGCTGCCAACGAAATCATCGACGAGTCAATCGTTAATGGTGTTGAAGATGGCGTTGAGCTTTCTGAGATTGAAGATCTCGTTGCTAATGACCATGCAGAGCCTCTTTTCAATGACGGCAAACTTGTTGGTTGCGTAAAACCAGCTCATGACATTGACACAAACCTTTCAAGCCATGTTATGCATGAGAACCTCATGAGCAAAGCTTCTTCAGTTCTTGCTCTTCTTTATGCAGTTCGCAATGCTGGCATTTCAAAGGACGAAGTTGAGTATGTAATCGACTGTGCTGAGGAAGCTTGCGGCGACATGAACCAACGTGGTGGTGGCAACTTTGCTAAAGCTGCTGCTGAGGTTGCTGGCCTTTCAAACGCTTCTGGTTCAGACACTCGTGGCTTCTGCGCTGCACCTTGCCACTCAATCATCAATGCTGCTTCTCTCGTTGCTGCTGGCACCTATAAGACTGTTGTTGTTACATCAGGTGGATGCACTGCTAAACTTGGTATGAACGGCAAAAACCATGTAGAGAAGGGCATGCCAGTTCTCGAGGATTGCCTCGGTGGCTTCGCTGTTGTCCTCACCCAAAATGACGGCGTTAACCCAATCATCAACCTTGATGTTTGCGGACGTCACACAGTAGGAACTGGATCAGCTCCTCAGGCTGTTATTACATCACTCGTTAAGGCTCCTCTTGAGAAGGTTGGCCTCAAGATTACTGATGTTGACAAATATTCTCCAGAAATGCAGAACCCAGACATTACAAAACCTGCTGGCGCTGGTGACGTTCCAGAGGCTAACTACAAGATGATTGGTGCTCTCGCTGCTAAGGGTGGAGAGATGACACCAAAAGATCTTCCAAACTTCATTGTTGAGCATGGTCTTACTGGTTGGGCACCAACTCAAGGACATATTCCTTCAGGTGTTCCATACATCGGATTTGCTCGCGAAGACCTCATGAGCGGCAAAATTAAGAACGCTATGATCATCGGCAAAGGCTCTTTGTTCTTGGGTCGTATGACTAACCTCTTCGACGGCGTTTCATTCTTGATCGAGCCAAATACAGGCGAGGAAGAGACTTCAGGCGCAGTCACACAAGAAGAAGTCAATGTTCTTGTTGGCAAAGCAATGAAGGAATTTGCAGACTCACTTTCAGCAGAATAA
- the grdD gene encoding glycine/sarcosine/betaine reductase complex component C subunit alpha, whose protein sequence is MANSVESMIKKTFTAVAEGLQDGSIGVKPKIGITGMGSEHGEENAMKAAVEAARAGVDVYYIGSLEHPEVTTVHVADDEEGHKKMEEMVDAGELDGAVTMHFPFPIGVSTVGRAITPAKAHEMFLATTTGTSSTERVEGMVLNAIYGIITAKTCGVENPTVGIANVDGARQTEKILKELQDNGYGIKFAESSRADGGCVMRGNDLLQASADVMVMDSLTGNLMCKIFSSYTTGGSFEAMGYGYGPGIGEGYKKLIMIVSRASGAPVIANAIKYAAQLVRGGVFKVAEKEFQAANNAGLKRILDERKESLAAAAGAASAEAVTAPPAEPTTSQIPGIEVMDLEDAQHSLWKEGIYAESGMGCTGPIIKVNDAKLEAAKEILKKGGYIQ, encoded by the coding sequence ATGGCAAATTCAGTCGAATCTATGATTAAAAAGACCTTCACTGCTGTAGCAGAAGGTTTGCAGGATGGCTCTATCGGCGTCAAGCCAAAAATTGGTATCACAGGCATGGGCAGCGAGCATGGCGAAGAAAATGCTATGAAGGCAGCTGTAGAGGCAGCTCGCGCAGGTGTTGATGTTTATTACATCGGCAGCCTCGAGCATCCTGAGGTAACAACTGTACACGTTGCTGACGACGAAGAGGGTCACAAGAAGATGGAAGAAATGGTAGACGCTGGCGAACTCGATGGCGCAGTTACCATGCACTTCCCTTTTCCTATTGGTGTTTCAACAGTTGGACGTGCAATCACTCCAGCTAAGGCACACGAGATGTTCCTTGCTACAACAACAGGAACGTCTTCAACAGAGCGTGTTGAGGGAATGGTTCTTAACGCGATTTATGGCATCATCACTGCAAAGACTTGCGGTGTAGAAAATCCAACAGTTGGCATTGCTAACGTTGATGGTGCTCGTCAAACTGAGAAGATTTTGAAAGAGCTTCAAGACAACGGTTATGGCATTAAATTTGCCGAAAGCTCACGTGCTGACGGTGGATGCGTAATGCGTGGCAACGACCTTCTTCAGGCATCTGCTGATGTTATGGTTATGGACTCACTCACTGGCAACCTCATGTGCAAGATTTTCTCTTCTTACACAACCGGCGGAAGCTTTGAGGCTATGGGCTATGGCTATGGACCTGGAATTGGCGAGGGTTACAAGAAACTCATTATGATTGTTTCTCGTGCTTCTGGCGCTCCAGTTATTGCTAACGCAATCAAATATGCTGCACAACTCGTGCGCGGAGGAGTTTTCAAGGTTGCTGAGAAGGAATTCCAAGCAGCTAACAATGCAGGTCTCAAGCGCATCCTCGACGAGCGCAAAGAGTCTCTCGCAGCTGCTGCAGGAGCCGCTTCTGCAGAGGCTGTTACTGCACCTCCAGCAGAGCCAACAACTTCTCAAATCCCTGGCATCGAAGTCATGGACTTGGAAGATGCACAGCACTCACTCTGGAAAGAGGGAATTTACGCAGAATCTGGCATGGGTTGCACTGGTCCTATCATCAAGGTCAACGATGCAAAGCTCGAAGCTGCAAAAGAAATCCTCAAGAAGGGCGGCTACATTCAGTAG
- a CDS encoding NAD-dependent protein deacylase, whose translation MESEEQIQLLRDWVSDCTPGGMVFFGGAGVSTESGIPDFRSQDGIYNQKYPYPPEVIVSHTFFWNHTRDFYDFYFDKMIFGDAKPNAAHEKLAELESDGKLRAIVTQNIDGLHQAAGSKNVLELHGSVHNNYCTQCNAYYSLAEISDARGCSPDGIPHCPKCGGIIKPDVVLYEEPLNTSITTQAIDAISKADLLVIAGTSLVVYPAAGMIDYFHGKHLVIINLSPTKADHNADLCICEKVGKVFKGL comes from the coding sequence ATGGAGTCAGAAGAACAGATTCAGCTTTTAAGAGATTGGGTTTCAGATTGCACGCCTGGTGGCATGGTTTTTTTTGGAGGTGCGGGCGTATCAACAGAAAGCGGAATTCCGGACTTTCGCAGCCAGGATGGCATCTACAATCAGAAATATCCTTATCCTCCCGAAGTAATTGTTTCGCACACTTTCTTTTGGAATCACACGAGGGACTTTTACGATTTCTATTTTGACAAAATGATTTTTGGCGATGCAAAGCCAAACGCAGCCCACGAAAAGCTTGCAGAACTAGAGAGCGACGGAAAATTACGAGCAATAGTTACTCAAAACATAGATGGACTTCATCAGGCAGCAGGTTCGAAAAATGTTCTAGAGCTTCACGGTTCTGTCCATAATAATTACTGCACGCAGTGCAATGCCTATTATTCACTAGCTGAAATTTCTGATGCAAGAGGCTGCTCTCCAGATGGAATTCCTCATTGCCCCAAGTGCGGCGGAATCATAAAACCCGATGTTGTTCTTTATGAAGAACCTCTCAATACGAGCATCACCACTCAAGCTATTGATGCTATTTCAAAAGCCGATCTTCTTGTGATCGCCGGCACATCTCTAGTAGTTTACCCTGCGGCCGGAATGATTGACTATTTCCACGGTAAGCATCTCGTCATTATTAACCTTTCCCCAACAAAAGCCGACCATAATGCCGATTTGTGCATTTGTGAAAAAGTTGGAAAAGTGTTTAAGGGTCTCTAA
- a CDS encoding dTDP-glucose 4,6-dehydratase — MPFPLRKIVVTGGCGFLGSNFVNYLAHNQPDVEVTVLDSLTYAGNLANIKGLGRTGIEFVQGNVCDFNLLDEVVKGKDAVVHFAAETHIDNSILNPSPFIQSNIMGTFCVLEACRKHDVYLHHISTDEVFGDLGISSRTEVDGNCVHQDEACANPSLSSSADDSLSCDAAVSANNEGAFVGSTLSSGLVGCRSLNRNDKDYGDSNFKFTELSPYRPSSPYSVSKASSDMLVRAWIRTYGLKVTISNSSNCYGPRQHVEKFIPKQITRLLSGVKPVLYGDGLNVRDWMFADDHSSAVWSILTKGRPGESYLISSNCEKANLNVVQTILQQMGYPLDFFERVDDRPGHDRRYASDSSKLRHDTGWKPVYDNFEEGIKETIEWYKNNFSQ; from the coding sequence TTGCCATTTCCCCTGAGAAAAATTGTTGTCACAGGTGGTTGCGGATTCCTGGGCTCGAATTTTGTTAATTATTTAGCGCATAATCAGCCTGATGTAGAGGTTACTGTTTTAGATTCTCTTACCTATGCAGGAAATCTAGCAAACATAAAAGGGCTGGGGAGGACTGGAATCGAGTTTGTTCAAGGAAACGTTTGCGATTTTAATCTTTTGGACGAGGTTGTCAAAGGCAAAGATGCGGTCGTGCATTTTGCTGCAGAGACACACATTGACAATTCGATTTTAAATCCATCTCCTTTTATCCAGTCGAACATTATGGGCACATTTTGTGTGCTAGAGGCTTGCCGGAAGCACGATGTTTATCTTCACCACATATCTACTGATGAAGTTTTTGGTGATTTGGGGATTAGTTCGCGCACAGAAGTTGATGGGAATTGCGTGCATCAGGATGAGGCTTGCGCGAACCCTAGCTTAAGTTCCAGCGCTGATGACAGTCTTTCATGTGATGCTGCAGTTAGTGCTAACAATGAAGGTGCATTTGTAGGGTCAACCTTGTCCTCTGGATTGGTGGGCTGCAGGTCATTAAACAGGAATGACAAAGATTACGGTGATTCAAATTTTAAATTCACAGAACTTTCGCCCTATCGGCCTTCGAGTCCCTATTCTGTATCAAAGGCATCGTCGGATATGCTTGTACGAGCTTGGATTAGAACATATGGACTTAAGGTCACTATTTCAAATTCATCGAATTGCTATGGTCCACGCCAGCATGTGGAAAAGTTTATACCAAAGCAAATCACACGGCTTCTGTCTGGAGTAAAGCCGGTTCTTTATGGCGATGGACTGAATGTGCGCGATTGGATGTTTGCCGATGATCACTCTTCTGCTGTTTGGTCAATTTTGACGAAAGGCAGGCCTGGCGAATCCTATTTGATTAGCTCAAATTGTGAAAAAGCGAACTTGAATGTCGTTCAAACTATTCTGCAACAGATGGGTTACCCATTAGATTTCTTTGAGAGAGTTGATGACAGGCCGGGTCACGACAGAAGATATGCAAGCGACTCTTCAAAACTTCGTCATGATACAGGATGGAAGCCAGTTTATGACAATTTTGAAGAAGGAATAAAAGAAACTATCGAGTGGTATAAAAACAACTTCTCTCAATAG
- a CDS encoding undecaprenyl-diphosphate phosphatase, giving the protein MEIVELFKALFLGIVEGVTEWLPISSTGHMILVDEFMKLNVTPEFLELFLVVIQIGAIMAVIVIYFSKLNPFSLKKTPLEKKSTWRLWGHVAVSCIPAAVIGILLDDFFNTYFYNAWTVSLALIIYGIIFIVIERKNKKEESFFIKHHTGTTKLRLHKVETVDEMDLKTAFKIGCFQCLAIIPGTSRSGSTIIGGMLTGCSRVAATEFTFFLAIPVMFGWGALKTLKLFLKGVVLSSTEIGVLIVGILSAFIVSIISIKFLLKYIKSHDFTAFGVYRIIVGFVVIAYFGVKMFLS; this is encoded by the coding sequence ATGGAAATAGTTGAATTATTTAAGGCTCTGTTCCTGGGAATAGTTGAGGGCGTCACTGAATGGCTGCCAATCTCTAGCACAGGGCACATGATTCTCGTTGATGAATTCATGAAGCTGAATGTAACGCCTGAATTTCTCGAGCTTTTTTTGGTTGTTATCCAAATCGGGGCAATTATGGCGGTTATTGTAATTTATTTCTCTAAACTCAATCCGTTTTCTTTAAAGAAAACACCACTAGAGAAAAAATCAACATGGCGTCTTTGGGGGCATGTCGCTGTTTCATGCATTCCAGCCGCTGTAATTGGCATTCTCCTCGACGACTTTTTTAATACCTATTTTTACAATGCGTGGACTGTTTCGCTCGCATTGATCATCTATGGCATCATTTTTATTGTCATCGAACGCAAAAACAAGAAGGAAGAGAGTTTCTTTATCAAGCATCACACTGGTACAACTAAACTTCGCTTGCATAAAGTAGAGACAGTCGACGAAATGGACTTAAAGACTGCGTTTAAAATTGGCTGCTTTCAGTGCCTTGCCATCATTCCAGGAACATCACGTAGTGGTTCGACAATCATTGGCGGCATGCTCACAGGATGTTCTCGCGTTGCGGCAACCGAGTTCACATTTTTTTTGGCAATTCCTGTTATGTTCGGCTGGGGTGCATTAAAGACCCTAAAACTGTTTTTAAAAGGTGTAGTTTTAAGTTCCACTGAAATTGGCGTCTTGATTGTCGGGATTTTGAGTGCTTTTATTGTTTCTATTATCTCAATTAAGTTCTTGCTGAAATATATTAAGAGCCACGATTTCACCGCTTTTGGCGTCTATCGCATAATCGTTGGCTTTGTTGTGATTGCCTATTTTGGCGTGAAAATGTTTCTTAGTTAA
- a CDS encoding ATP-dependent helicase, with protein sequence MSLDLSTLNPAQREAVETIDGPLLVLAGAGSGKTRVLTYRIAHMIEDLNIPPWEILAITFTNKAAKEMHERLIDLVGSVARGMWVSTFHKGCGRIIRANADLIGFTENYSIYDPDDQKRLVKAIMQDYKFDEKRFPPKTILEVISSAKNNLQFPEEFSVYASTPLEKTASEVYAEYQKRLKLANALDFDDMLLYAYVLLRDVESVRRAYQNRFKYILVDEYQDTNHVQYEICKLLADAHKNLMVVGDDDQSIYSWRGADISNILDFEHDYKNAKVVKLEENYRSTGNILNAANAVIAKNKNRKDKRLFTSGEDGDLIGVYYASDERDEGRWVAGEIDKSLRKKEIKSYNDVAILYRTNVQSRVLEDMFLRCGVPYRIIGGTKFFERKEIRDVMAYLTLVTNTGDDMAFERIVNVPRRGIGQSTIEKIRQEALSLGCSELIAAESLASSGNLRPAVSKAIVNFLNLIHEASNYEGELKNVVGNIIAKTGLIEELEAQQTDEARDRIENIKELLSVVEEFAESRDAQEEQFEAPTPENDGDAEVATEKLGCNLPDFIEWVRLRTDLDAVAGEDDSVTMMTIHSAKGLEFSHVYVVGLEEGIFPNMNMGKTEEDLEEERRLAYVAYTRARKKLVLTHSQSRRLFGMCDQNPASRFLKDVPADLRENLGIGSSGFEGSGWEKRGSRRGISGSGTNYYNSGKVSNVSSSSQTRGKNGPIKFGFQPNTSSSFGNVGGSKLFSKGDQVEHKTFGRGCVLSVDGDKITIKFSRLKETKTLLKDYAPIVKV encoded by the coding sequence GTGTCGTTAGATTTGTCTACTTTAAATCCCGCCCAACGTGAGGCGGTTGAAACTATCGATGGTCCTTTGCTTGTGCTCGCGGGTGCAGGAAGCGGAAAAACGCGTGTTCTCACATATAGAATTGCACACATGATTGAGGATTTAAACATTCCTCCTTGGGAAATTCTTGCCATTACTTTTACTAATAAAGCTGCCAAGGAAATGCACGAGCGCCTCATTGATTTAGTTGGATCTGTCGCGCGTGGCATGTGGGTCTCCACTTTTCACAAGGGTTGCGGAAGGATTATCCGTGCCAATGCCGATCTCATAGGTTTCACTGAGAATTATTCTATTTATGATCCAGACGACCAGAAACGCCTTGTTAAGGCGATTATGCAGGACTACAAATTTGATGAAAAGAGGTTTCCTCCAAAAACAATTCTTGAGGTCATTTCATCTGCTAAAAATAATCTTCAATTTCCTGAAGAGTTTTCAGTTTATGCATCCACACCTCTTGAGAAAACTGCATCCGAAGTTTATGCGGAATATCAAAAGCGCCTAAAGCTTGCGAATGCTCTTGATTTTGATGACATGCTTCTTTATGCATATGTTTTGTTGAGAGACGTCGAAAGTGTTCGCCGAGCCTACCAAAATCGTTTTAAATACATTCTTGTCGACGAATATCAAGACACTAACCATGTGCAATATGAAATCTGCAAATTATTAGCTGATGCGCACAAGAATTTGATGGTTGTTGGCGATGACGACCAGTCAATTTATTCGTGGCGCGGAGCTGACATTTCAAACATTCTTGATTTCGAGCACGATTACAAGAATGCAAAAGTTGTTAAGCTGGAAGAAAACTATCGTTCAACTGGAAACATTTTAAATGCTGCAAATGCAGTAATTGCAAAGAATAAAAATCGTAAAGACAAAAGACTGTTTACAAGTGGCGAAGATGGCGATTTGATTGGCGTTTATTATGCGTCTGATGAACGTGATGAAGGTCGTTGGGTAGCTGGAGAGATTGATAAGTCTCTTCGTAAAAAGGAAATTAAAAGTTACAACGATGTGGCCATTCTTTACAGAACTAACGTCCAATCACGTGTTTTGGAAGACATGTTTTTGCGTTGCGGTGTGCCCTACAGAATTATTGGTGGGACTAAGTTTTTTGAGCGCAAAGAAATACGCGATGTGATGGCCTATTTGACGCTTGTTACAAACACCGGTGATGACATGGCTTTTGAGCGCATTGTTAATGTGCCACGACGTGGGATTGGGCAATCAACAATCGAAAAAATTCGTCAAGAGGCATTGAGCCTTGGGTGCTCTGAGCTCATTGCAGCAGAGTCTTTGGCATCGTCGGGAAACCTTCGCCCTGCTGTTTCAAAAGCAATTGTGAATTTTTTAAACTTAATTCACGAAGCTTCGAACTATGAAGGAGAACTAAAAAACGTCGTTGGAAACATCATTGCCAAAACTGGCCTCATTGAAGAACTTGAGGCTCAGCAGACCGACGAAGCTCGCGACAGAATAGAAAACATAAAAGAGTTGCTTTCTGTTGTTGAAGAATTTGCTGAAAGTCGAGATGCTCAAGAAGAACAATTTGAAGCTCCAACCCCAGAAAACGATGGAGATGCTGAGGTTGCTACTGAAAAGCTTGGGTGCAATTTACCCGATTTCATCGAATGGGTGCGCTTGAGAACCGACCTTGATGCAGTTGCTGGTGAAGACGACTCGGTTACAATGATGACGATTCATTCTGCGAAGGGCCTAGAATTTTCTCATGTTTATGTTGTCGGCTTAGAGGAAGGCATTTTCCCCAACATGAATATGGGCAAAACTGAAGAAGACTTGGAAGAGGAGAGAAGGCTTGCATATGTAGCATACACGCGTGCAAGGAAAAAACTTGTGCTCACACATTCACAGTCCAGACGTCTTTTTGGCATGTGTGACCAAAATCCTGCTTCGAGGTTTTTAAAAGATGTTCCTGCCGATTTGAGAGAGAATCTTGGCATTGGCAGCAGTGGTTTTGAGGGATCCGGTTGGGAAAAGAGAGGTTCTAGGCGTGGCATTTCAGGAAGTGGAACTAACTACTACAACAGCGGTAAAGTCTCAAACGTTTCAAGTTCTAGTCAGACACGCGGCAAAAATGGTCCAATAAAATTTGGTTTTCAGCCGAACACAAGCTCTTCGTTCGGAAACGTTGGTGGTTCAAA